The following proteins are co-located in the Clostridiales bacterium genome:
- a CDS encoding indolepyruvate oxidoreductase subunit beta has translation MLLVGVGGQGTILASKILTEGLLKAGYDVKCRRSTACRRGGNVSTQIRFGDKVYSPIMGKGEADVIVAFEKMEALRWIEYLKQGGEIVVNDFEMPTIPIQIGAEQYPQGVLEILQEAADTVVIKAGDIARDLGNSKTMNVVLLGALVKAMRLDEIDWEALIRKNVKRGFEEINWNAFKEGYQI, from the coding sequence ATTCTGTTGGTCGGAGTCGGCGGGCAGGGAACCATACTTGCCAGTAAGATATTAACGGAAGGCTTGTTAAAAGCGGGCTATGATGTAAAATGTCGGAGATCCACGGCATGTCGCAGAGGGGGCAACGTCAGCACACAGATACGATTTGGAGATAAGGTATATTCCCCAATCATGGGAAAGGGTGAAGCCGACGTGATCGTGGCCTTTGAAAAAATGGAGGCTTTAAGATGGATCGAATATTTAAAGCAGGGAGGTGAGATCGTGGTCAATGATTTCGAGATGCCTACGATACCGATACAGATCGGAGCGGAACAATATCCACAGGGCGTCTTGGAGATATTACAGGAAGCAGCCGACACCGTAGTAATCAAAGCGGGCGATATAGCACGAGATCTGGGGAATTCTAAGACGATGAACGTTGTATTGCTGGGAGCGCTGGTAAAGGCGATGCGCCTGGATGAGATCGACTGGGAAGCATTGATCAGAAAAAATGTAAAAAGGGGCTTCGAAGAAATTAACTGGAATGCATTTAAAGAGGGATATCAAATTTAG
- a CDS encoding AAA family ATPase — MVVTVKPIFNSGKHYGAIAVMKRFYDEEVRQHKLRTLLMGKGYRAKYGFDDIIGESKAMMQCKNIAQRMAVSNSSILITGETGTGKEMFAQAIHNASERRPYQFVALNCGAIPESLLESELFGYEEGAFTGARKGGKLGFFELAHKGTLFLDEISEMSTSLQKRLLRVLQEREVTRVGGSSVIHVDARVIAATNRDLRALTRTGAFREDLYYRLSVLPLKVPALRERTEDIRILAALECAGQKFDLTEVAWRELSGTAGRAMSGNCAIIWSILRI, encoded by the coding sequence ATGGTGGTGACGGTAAAGCCCATTTTTAATTCTGGGAAACATTATGGTGCGATTGCCGTAATGAAACGGTTTTATGATGAGGAGGTCCGACAGCATAAGCTGCGGACGCTTCTAATGGGAAAGGGATACCGCGCAAAGTACGGTTTTGACGATATTATAGGAGAAAGCAAGGCGATGATGCAGTGCAAGAACATTGCGCAGCGAATGGCGGTTTCCAACTCCTCAATTTTGATCACAGGCGAAACCGGTACGGGAAAAGAAATGTTTGCACAGGCTATTCATAATGCCTCTGAACGCAGACCGTATCAGTTTGTCGCCCTTAACTGCGGGGCTATTCCAGAAAGCCTTCTTGAGAGTGAATTATTTGGATATGAAGAGGGAGCTTTTACAGGAGCGCGAAAAGGGGGTAAACTCGGATTCTTCGAATTGGCACATAAGGGAACTTTGTTTTTGGACGAGATATCAGAAATGTCAACCTCCCTGCAAAAACGTCTGCTTCGAGTGCTGCAGGAAAGAGAGGTAACCCGGGTTGGAGGAAGCTCTGTGATTCATGTGGATGCGAGGGTTATTGCCGCAACCAATCGGGATCTGAGGGCTTTGACAAGAACCGGGGCCTTCAGGGAAGACTTATACTATCGTCTGAGCGTATTGCCTTTGAAAGTCCCTGCCTTGCGTGAGCGCACGGAGGATATCAGGATTTTGGCGGCGCTGGAATGCGCTGGGCAAAAGTTTGATCTTACTGAAGTAGCATGGAGAGAATTGAGCGGTACAGCTGGCCGGGCAATGTCCGGGAACTGCGCAATTATATGGAGTATTTTGCGAATCTGA
- a CDS encoding PAS domain-containing protein — MFEKDSIVMVQSYDILKEIRTNIASEDNIIFIRTALQTAGLEPIRKLEKGCPAIVAGDSMETALELLKALMESGATHINMPADLSDMEVFRDKTVITSGIPGAEIPDARMVIDLLEPVLDTVTILEMGVRLEREDILVSKTFGKILWNFSHRIRTAWSLEHANRLNSSVKILFEVIDGTVISVDQTGLVRNCNERMESIFGIKPEEALGKTESHFS, encoded by the coding sequence ATGTTTGAGAAGGACAGTATTGTGATGGTACAGTCTTATGATATCTTGAAAGAGATCCGTACCAATATCGCAAGTGAGGACAATATTATTTTTATCAGGACGGCATTGCAGACAGCAGGATTGGAGCCAATCAGAAAATTAGAGAAGGGCTGTCCGGCTATTGTAGCCGGAGACAGTATGGAAACTGCTCTTGAGTTGTTAAAAGCCCTTATGGAATCAGGAGCCACTCATATTAATATGCCTGCAGACCTGTCTGATATGGAAGTCTTCCGGGATAAAACTGTAATTACTTCAGGAATTCCCGGAGCGGAAATACCTGATGCCAGGATGGTAATCGATCTGCTTGAACCGGTACTTGATACTGTGACAATCCTTGAAATGGGGGTCAGGCTGGAAAGAGAGGACATTCTCGTCAGCAAAACATTCGGAAAGATTTTATGGAATTTCAGTCACCGAATAAGGACTGCCTGGAGCCTGGAGCACGCAAACAGACTCAATAGCTCGGTTAAAATTTTATTCGAGGTCATCGACGGTACTGTAATCAGTGTTGACCAAACCGGCCTGGTACGAAATTGCAACGAGCGGATGGAATCCATTTTCGGAATCAAACCGGAGGAAGCACTGGGAAAAACGGAATCACACTTTTCCTGA
- a CDS encoding alpha/beta fold hydrolase translates to MRLYRFYGLQNELSVMGQTVTFDHAGSGWSTDSKSNRTIENLVNELSILVDTVCPDKPVVLICHSLGSLEAIAYTQLHAQKVKGIIFLDAGSPEFYSTDSEVLAGIINRGIAFARTIGLNRLLGELGFLLPLYGESIRNSRLPENVGSLDKAMYYRFAEIQLHWVPLDASMKMQQRSSLGIHCVKYLHLFFPLITVTNGIVCSFSLPHGLNAANK, encoded by the coding sequence ATGCGCCTATACAGATTTTATGGATTACAAAATGAATTGTCAGTCATGGGGCAAACCGTCACGTTTGACCATGCCGGAAGCGGCTGGAGTACAGATTCCAAAAGCAACCGAACAATTGAAAACTTGGTCAATGAACTATCGATACTGGTTGACACTGTCTGTCCAGATAAGCCAGTAGTTTTAATATGTCATTCCCTTGGTTCTCTTGAAGCGATTGCTTACACTCAGTTGCACGCCCAAAAGGTGAAAGGAATCATATTTCTGGATGCAGGCAGCCCTGAATTCTATAGCACAGATTCCGAGGTTCTGGCAGGGATAATAAACCGGGGAATTGCTTTTGCCAGAACGATTGGATTGAATCGTCTTCTAGGGGAGTTGGGATTTCTATTACCATTGTATGGTGAGAGTATCAGAAATTCTCGCCTGCCAGAGAATGTAGGAAGCTTAGATAAGGCTATGTATTATCGATTTGCGGAAATTCAGCTTCATTGGGTACCATTAGATGCATCAATGAAAATGCAGCAAAGGTCCTCGCTGGGGATTCATTGTGTGAAATACCTACACTTGTTCTTTCCTCTGATAACGGTAACGAATGGAATCGTGTGCAGCTTCAGCTTGCCTCATGGTCTGAACGCAGCAAACAAGTGA
- a CDS encoding response regulator transcription factor, which translates to MNAKYRILIVEDDDDISMIEQTYLEASGFETFIVSDGDKILPLLHMENFDLLLLDLMLPGKNGYEICKEIRDELNIPILMVTARTQSVDKIRGLGLGADDYITKPFDPAELVARVNANIRQYRRLKEANQIEPDEKGDEIQIGDIRVLLHGWKVYKGEKEIRFPNREFELLKFLAENPNIVFSKEQLFEKIWGYDYVGDSATVMVHINRIREKIEDDSKTPKIIETVWGAGYRLNR; encoded by the coding sequence ATGAATGCAAAATATAGAATTCTAATTGTCGAAGACGATGATGATATCAGTATGATAGAACAGACTTATCTGGAAGCGAGTGGGTTTGAAACATTCATTGTAAGTGACGGAGATAAAATACTTCCACTTCTGCACATGGAAAATTTTGACTTACTACTGCTGGATCTTATGCTTCCCGGGAAGAATGGTTATGAGATATGCAAAGAGATAAGAGATGAACTCAATATTCCAATTCTCATGGTAACGGCAAGGACGCAATCTGTTGATAAAATTCGTGGTCTGGGACTTGGTGCAGATGATTATATTACGAAACCTTTTGATCCCGCAGAGCTTGTAGCAAGAGTAAATGCAAATATAAGACAGTATAGACGATTAAAAGAAGCCAATCAGATAGAGCCTGATGAGAAGGGCGATGAGATACAAATTGGTGATATTCGAGTTCTACTGCATGGGTGGAAGGTCTATAAGGGTGAGAAAGAAATTCGTTTTCCTAACCGAGAATTTGAATTATTAAAGTTTTTGGCTGAAAACCCTAATATTGTTTTCTCAAAGGAACAATTGTTTGAAAAAATATGGGGATATGATTATGTTGGGGACAGTGCAACGGTTATGGTGCATATCAATCGTATTCGTGAAAAAATTGAGGATGACAGTAAAACACCAAAAATCATAGAGACAGTATGGGGTGCGGGATACCGGTTGAATCGATAA
- a CDS encoding HAMP domain-containing histidine kinase yields the protein MQKQITEANAEKDSYEKARVEMVAGISHDLRTPLTAIRGTIKGLKDGVAATPELRETFLDTAYRRTIEMDRLLERLFYFSKLETGNMPLFLEKIEWSEYLEDYVKRYELLIENESVKIKIKDIKKGVFSNVDREQMKRILDNILENSKKYSETDQLEITINTFEEHESVVLEIADNGCGVSEDKIPQIFEQFFRGDESRNRKEGNGLGLYIVKYLVDAMGGSVDAENSNGLTIRIRLPILDECGDLDECKI from the coding sequence ATGCAGAAACAAATAACGGAAGCGAATGCAGAAAAGGATTCTTATGAAAAGGCGAGAGTTGAAATGGTGGCGGGAATTTCTCATGACTTAAGGACTCCATTAACGGCAATTAGAGGAACAATAAAAGGTCTCAAGGATGGGGTTGCTGCAACACCTGAATTAAGAGAAACATTTCTTGATACAGCTTATAGACGAACGATAGAAATGGATCGGCTTTTGGAAAGGTTATTCTATTTTTCAAAGCTTGAAACAGGTAATATGCCACTGTTTTTAGAAAAGATAGAGTGGAGTGAGTATCTGGAAGACTATGTGAAAAGATATGAATTATTGATAGAGAATGAATCTGTAAAAATTAAAATAAAAGATATCAAAAAAGGTGTGTTTTCAAATGTAGACAGAGAACAAATGAAACGAATCCTTGACAATATACTGGAAAATAGTAAAAAGTATTCAGAAACAGATCAGCTTGAAATTACCATTAATACTTTTGAAGAACATGAATCTGTAGTACTTGAGATCGCTGATAATGGCTGTGGAGTTTCAGAAGATAAGATTCCCCAAATTTTTGAACAGTTTTTTCGAGGTGATGAGTCAAGGAATAGAAAAGAAGGGAATGGTCTAGGTCTTTATATTGTCAAATATCTAGTGGATGCTATGGGAGGTTCAGTAGATGCAGAAAACAGCAACGGTCTTACGATTCGAATAAGACTACCAATTTTGGATGAATGTGGTGATTTAGATGAATGCAAAATATAG
- the smpB gene encoding SsrA-binding protein SmpB yields MKQKKILANNKKARHDYFIEEVYEAGMVLTGTEIKSMRQGRLNLKESYAKIDGNELIIYGMHVSPYEQGNRYNVDPLRPRKLLLHKQEIRKLIGYTTQKGLTLVPLNVFLNEKGLAKMEIAVARGKKNYDKRDDLAKRESDRRIQQEMKRSAQNY; encoded by the coding sequence ATGAAGCAAAAAAAGATTTTAGCAAATAATAAAAAGGCCAGACATGACTACTTCATTGAAGAGGTCTACGAGGCAGGCATGGTGCTTACCGGAACCGAAATCAAGTCCATGCGGCAGGGCCGCCTCAACTTAAAGGAAAGCTACGCAAAGATCGATGGAAACGAACTCATCATCTACGGAATGCATGTCAGTCCTTACGAGCAGGGCAACCGTTACAACGTAGATCCGCTGCGGCCGAGAAAGCTGCTGCTGCACAAGCAGGAGATTCGAAAGCTCATCGGCTATACGACCCAGAAGGGCCTGACCTTAGTGCCCCTCAACGTCTTTCTCAACGAAAAAGGTCTTGCCAAGATGGAAATCGCAGTGGCACGAGGAAAGAAAAATTACGACAAGAGGGACGATCTGGCAAAACGAGAATCCGACAGAAGAATCCAGCAGGAAATGAAGCGATCTGCTCAGAATTACTAG
- the lepB gene encoding signal peptidase I, which produces MKKTIIEFAKTIILALVIALVITTFIKPTLVKGFSMYPTISPNNYLIVNKIPYLAGEPERGDIIVFKAHIYSDSGEEKDLIKRVIGIENDVIEIKDGVVYRNGEALDESYIYGGVTPGDMAPYTVDKGHIFAMGDNRPNSMDSRDPSIGEIAVSDILGRVDLRLYPFSDIGLINQSN; this is translated from the coding sequence ATGAAAAAAACAATTATAGAATTTGCAAAAACAATCATACTGGCGCTGGTGATTGCGCTTGTAATTACAACCTTTATTAAACCGACGCTGGTCAAGGGATTTTCCATGTACCCGACGATATCGCCTAATAACTATCTGATCGTAAACAAGATTCCATATCTTGCCGGCGAACCGGAACGGGGCGACATCATCGTATTCAAGGCTCATATTTACAGCGACAGCGGTGAGGAAAAGGATCTGATCAAGCGGGTCATCGGAATTGAGAATGATGTGATCGAGATTAAGGACGGTGTGGTTTACCGCAATGGAGAGGCTCTTGATGAGAGCTATATCTACGGAGGCGTAACTCCCGGTGATATGGCGCCATATACCGTGGACAAAGGCCATATCTTCGCCATGGGAGACAACCGCCCCAACAGCATGGACAGCCGTGATCCCAGCATCGGTGAAATCGCTGTATCCGATATTTTGGGCAGGGTAGACCTGAGACTGTATCCGTTCAGCGATATCGGTCTAATCAATCAGTCAAATTAA
- the lepB gene encoding signal peptidase I, with the protein MPLCGVHLGFSRWLHFGLILSTKAKGDNTVRRVIGLPGDKIEIKNGRVYRNDELLEEPYITGSTEGSVGPLFLGEEEIFVLGDNREESIDSRDPRVGPLNMRDLRGYCSFTVWPLSEIGKID; encoded by the coding sequence ATTCCGCTGTGCGGGGTGCACCTCGGTTTCAGCAGGTGGTTGCATTTCGGTCTGATTTTATCGACGAAGGCGAAAGGTGATAACACAGTACGCCGCGTCATCGGCTTGCCAGGTGACAAAATTGAGATTAAAAACGGCAGAGTGTATCGAAATGATGAATTGTTGGAAGAACCTTACATAACAGGAAGCACAGAAGGATCGGTAGGACCGCTGTTCCTTGGTGAAGAGGAGATTTTCGTTTTGGGTGATAACCGGGAAGAGAGCATTGACAGCAGAGATCCTCGGGTAGGTCCTTTGAATATGAGGGATCTGCGTGGTTATTGCTCCTTCACTGTTTGGCCACTCAGTGAAATCGGAAAGATAGATTGA
- a CDS encoding RluA family pseudouridine synthase, producing MIKITISSNEENQRLDRFLKKYFKNAPLSHIYKMIRKNVKVNGKRATEETLLALGDELSLYISEDEVAALQEKKVLSKAKKQFKIAYEDENVLIVEKPFGLLVHGDKTEKKNTLANQVAGYLAEKGEYLPGRERTFVPSPVNRLDRNTTGLVIFGKNNRALQSLNLMIRERGYVRKYYLTIVHGELNKSLQLKDKMEKDEKSNTVKVLDLAVEGGKVMETIARPLRASKGYTLVEVELVTGRTHQIRAHLAKAGYPVIGDVKYGSSARDKKIANEFKLTTQLLHAYRLCFDDGAETLEYMKGLEVKANLPANFESIQERLFG from the coding sequence ATGATAAAAATAACCATAAGCAGCAATGAAGAAAATCAGAGGTTGGACAGGTTCCTCAAAAAATATTTCAAGAATGCTCCTTTGAGCCATATCTATAAAATGATACGAAAGAATGTCAAGGTTAACGGGAAGCGGGCTACGGAGGAAACCCTTCTTGCATTGGGTGATGAACTCAGCCTTTACATTTCAGAAGATGAGGTTGCGGCCTTACAGGAAAAGAAAGTCCTCAGCAAAGCGAAAAAGCAGTTTAAGATCGCCTATGAAGATGAGAACGTGCTGATCGTGGAAAAACCCTTCGGACTTTTGGTCCATGGGGACAAAACAGAAAAAAAGAATACCCTTGCAAATCAGGTTGCAGGCTACCTTGCGGAAAAGGGAGAATACCTGCCGGGAAGAGAGCGGACCTTTGTTCCTTCCCCAGTGAACCGCCTGGATCGGAACACTACGGGACTCGTAATTTTCGGCAAAAACAACCGGGCTCTTCAAAGTCTAAACCTAATGATCCGGGAACGGGGCTATGTCAGAAAATATTACCTAACCATTGTTCATGGAGAACTGAATAAAAGCTTGCAGTTAAAGGACAAAATGGAAAAGGACGAAAAAAGCAATACGGTTAAAGTACTGGACCTGGCAGTTGAGGGAGGAAAGGTGATGGAAACCATCGCCCGCCCCCTGAGAGCTTCGAAAGGTTATACGCTGGTGGAAGTGGAACTTGTAACGGGAAGAACCCATCAAATCCGTGCACACCTTGCAAAGGCAGGTTACCCTGTGATCGGAGATGTCAAGTACGGATCTTCTGCCAGGGATAAAAAAATTGCGAATGAGTTCAAACTTACCACACAGCTGCTTCACGCTTATCGGCTGTGCTTCGACGACGGCGCAGAAACTTTGGAATATATGAAGGGGCTGGAAGTGAAGGCAAATCTGCCTGCAAATTTTGAGTCCATCCAGGAGCGTCTCTTCGGATAA
- a CDS encoding endolytic transglycosylase MltG, protein MKKLKDIFYDMNDILVALIIVAVAGLIISSNIDTILAYPSQIAGEIQMPEKETPTNYADNPPITDPGSGTPEQSGNTDGTADGQPDGSQSQTDDENGTQGQNGNDSQGQSGGQQGGGSQGNSGTGEVVNYSVYIAPGSTGEQIANIMVGAGLFSSRQEFINAVNAVGAESKLQAGTFIIPSNSTPSQVISIITK, encoded by the coding sequence ATGAAAAAGTTAAAAGATATTTTCTATGATATGAACGATATATTGGTGGCGCTGATTATTGTTGCTGTAGCCGGCCTGATTATCTCATCAAATATTGATACCATTCTGGCCTACCCCTCCCAGATTGCAGGGGAAATTCAGATGCCTGAGAAAGAAACGCCGACCAATTATGCTGATAATCCACCCATCACAGATCCCGGCAGCGGTACACCGGAACAGTCTGGCAACACAGACGGGACTGCAGACGGTCAGCCTGATGGCAGCCAAAGTCAGACAGATGACGAAAATGGAACTCAAGGACAGAACGGAAATGACAGTCAAGGCCAGTCCGGCGGACAGCAAGGCGGAGGCTCCCAGGGGAACTCCGGTACAGGAGAAGTGGTCAATTATTCTGTTTACATAGCGCCTGGTTCTACCGGCGAACAGATTGCCAATATTATGGTCGGTGCAGGACTCTTTAGCAGCAGGCAGGAATTCATCAATGCGGTGAATGCAGTGGGAGCAGAAAGTAAGCTTCAGGCAGGAACCTTTATCATTCCTTCCAATTCAACACCCTCACAGGTTATTTCCATAATTACAAAATAG